The DNA segment CCGAGAGATTGACATTGGCATTGGCGACTATAGAGCCGTAACGCTTGGTTACGTTCTGCAACACGATCATATAGTCACTCATCTCATACTCCCTTGAACCCTCCCACCAGTTTCTCCGGTTGTACCTGCCGTTGCACCATGAACAGCACGAATAGGGAGGGAATGATCAGAATAATGGATAGGGCACTGGTCACTTCCCAGTACCCCTCACCTACCGCCAGATAAGTACGCACAGGCAGAGTGATGGTGTGTGGGCCATAGGTCATCAAGGTCAGGGTGAATTCGTTGTAAGAAGTCGTGAAGGTGAAGATGATGGACGACAGGATACCTGGCAAGACCATAGGGAGGGTAACATGGAAAAAGGTCCGCAGTTGGTTTGCTCCACACACCGCTGAGGCTTCCAAAACACGCTCATCCAAACCCTCGAAAGTAGAGGATAACACCAGAATTGCATAAGGAGCGCAAATAGCCACATGTGCCAAAGCAACCCCAAGGTGCGTGTCCACCAGGTGCAGGCGGTAGAAAATCTGGGCAATGCCCAGTGCATACGCTATGGGTGGAATCATGCGCGGCAACAAGATAATGGATGTGAGCACTTCTTTGGCTGGCACCTTGCGACGCCCAAGCGCCCAACCTGTCGGCAGAGCAATAAGGGTAGAAATAGTTACCGCTATCGCTGCGATGATCAAGGTATTGCTCAACACTTGCGGGATATTGGCAATGGTCAACGCCCACCTATACCAATCCAGCGTGAACTCTGGAGGGAGCCATCGCTTGCCAAACCAGTTCCTTCCTACGGACTTGAACAAAATGAGCAAGAAAGGCGATGTAATCCAGAGGAAGAAGCTCCACAGGAAAGTATAGACAAGGACTTTTTTCTGATTGACCAAGGCATGCCAGTAACGTCTTGCTAGGGTTGTCATGTCAGAGGCTTCCTCAAGATGCGCATATACAGGGCTAAGAAAATGACTTGCAGCGTAGCCATGATCACGGCCATAGCACTAGCAGCAGACCAACGTGCTGGTATAAAGATCCCAATTTGTTTGTAAATCGCAACTGACAAGGGGCGATAGTTCCCGCCTGTAATCAGAGGAATGCTGAACGCACCAAAGGCAGCCATGAAGGTGAGCACCGAGCCAGAGAGGATGCCCGGCATAATGAGCGGGATCACGACATAGCGCAGCACCTGCCAGGGAGTTGCCCCAGCAACCCTGGCTGCTTCCTCAAAAGCAGGATCCAACCCCTCCAGCGTAGATAGCGTAGTGACCGCTGTGTAGGAGAAATAATGCCATACGTAAAAGATCACCAAGCCAGCCAAGGTATAGTTGACCGTCAACGGGGCTTTGAACCCAAACACTTGAAGCAGGAGCAGGTTAAACCAGCCTCGACTGCCCCAGAATAGCAAAAGCCCCAGCGCTCCAATCAAACCAGGCACGGTGATTGGTATCAGAATAGTCAGACGAAACAGACGATGTCCGGCTGGCTTGCGTCGCAGCAGCAATGCCAGTGGCACGGACAGAATGATGGACAAAATTGTGGATGCAACGGCCAAGAAAAAGGTAAGCCAGATGATGCGCCTGAAATCAGGATCGCTGAGAAAGGTGGCGTAATTCATCACTGTCCAGCCAGAGGCCTGTCCTTCAGGACGAAAACTACGGACTATGGTGACCACCATGGGGTAGAAGAACAGGCCAAAGAATCCTGCCAATCCAGGTGACAGCAACAAAAAGGTGATAATGTTCTGCCTTTTATTGGCGAAATTGTGCATAGTGAGTGTTTTCCTCTTGCGCCCTTGAGAGCAGCCTGGGCTGTTTCCCCAGCCCAGGCTGCTCCGTTGGCCGCAGGGCTACTGGCCAAGCAGGACCTTGGGGCCTTCCGTCTTGATCCAGTCGGTAACCTCTTTGTTGGAAAGGCGGACACGGTACGCTTCTACTTCTTCCCACTTGGGGATCTTGCGCCAGACGACATCCGGGATCTTGTCCCAGATTTCCGTGCCGGTATACTGCCACATCGTGGTGATCAGGCGGATCTGCTGGTCATCCGAAAGCAGATAATTGATGACCTTCATGGCCACAGGCTTGTACGGTTCAGAGATATTGCCCGGGATGGCCAGGTAGCCATCCGAGCCTGCCGGCAGCCCATCGCTAAGCGCAGCTGCTGCAAGCGTTGGCGGCATGGTCCCCTGGCTGATAGACCACAGAGAATAATCCATAGCGTACACTGCGATCCAGGTATCACCAGCGTTAAAATCCTCAAACATGTTCGTTGGCTCGTTGGCGATCTTGCAGTAAGTCAGGAAATCTTTCAGTTTGTCCACTGCTTCCTGGAACTCGGGCTTTGCCTGCAGTTCTGCCAACGGGATGGGCTTGTCCTGGGCATCTGTGAGTGGGACATACGCATTGAGGAAGCTGTACGGCAGGCTGCGGCCGGAGCCAGATTTGGAATCGGGGCGCATCCAGCCGATATGACCCTTCCACTCTGCACGCCGCTCGTAAAATTCCTTCCAAGACTTGGGCGGATTCTTGACGTACTCGGTGTTATAAATCAGCGTATATTGGCTGCGCCAGTAGAGTGCGCCCGTGCCTTGGATGTCCACACCCTGCGCCAGTTCGAGGTAATCCTCGCGGCACTTGGTCAGATTCGGGATCTCTCCCTTGAGATCAGGCCATAGCTTGACCAAGGAGATTCCCTGCTGCACCATATTGGCAATGTGCTCGGGCTTGACGAACAGCAAGTGCACATCGCCCTTGCCCGCTTCCCAAGCCTTCATGCGCTCGATCAGCTCTGATTCACTGCCCACTACATAGTTAACTTTCACCCCCAATTGCTCCTGGATGGAGGGGATGACCACGTTCTGCCAGTACCATTGGAAATTGGCACCGGAGTTGGTATCTACCATGGTGATCTCTGTTGGCGCTGGCGGTGGGGGTGTCGGCGTGATGGGAACAACCACCGTCTCCTTGACAACCTGAGTCTCCCTTTGGACAATGACCTGCGGTGTAGGTGTAGGAGATGGTGCGCATGAAACCACGAGAGCGGCCACAACCAAGATCAAAACGAATAGTCTCCACATTTTGTTGCCCATTTGCTTTCCTCCTCGAAAGATTGGAATGGTAAGGCTAGAAACCCAGCCTCAAAAACCCTCCACAGATGATCCCTATCTTTCTGCCCACCTCCTTTCCTGTAATACTTTTCTCGGGAAATCCTTCTGGCCATTGTCTTGCTGCCTATTTTCAATTATAGCATCTACAGACAAGCGTAACAAATTCTCTCCATTTAGGCTGCTCTGCCTTTTATGCCACTTCAAAGTACGGGCTTAGCACACGCAATGCGGCTGCCCGTGCCGCGGCAGCTAGTTCACTTGGTTCACGTTCCCAATACTCTGGACGAAACAGTTCGACAGAACAAAGGCCATCGAACCCAATTCGCTTGAGCTGCGCTAAGATGTCATTCAACGGGATCACACCCTCCCCGGGCAGCAAGCGATAGGCATCCTCAATCGAATCCTTCGGACGATCTTCTACATCGTTGATATGAAAGATGAAGATTTTTTGGGGCGATACCTCTGCGATGGAGTCTAGAGACGAGTCTCCAGCATAGAAATGGCAGGTATCAATCACAAGACCTACATTGGGTAGAGCCGTTTCCTGAACAATCTCCCAGCACTGCTCCAGAGTCCGCACCGAGCACCAAGGGAAACCCAAGAACTCAAAAGCCAATTTGACTCCATACGGCTCGGCTATAGCGGCTAGTTCCCGTAGCACATTGACCGATTCCGTCCGTATCTCCGCCCTGCTGACTTGGCCTTTGGGTGTCGGGCTTGGTACTACCACGATCTTATCGCATCCCACCTCATGTGCCCACGCGCAGAGTTGTTGACAGCGGGAAGTGATCTGCGCATGCTCATGCTCAGGACGGAAGGTGATGAATTCAATCGAATTGATACTGGCGGGAAGGATCGCACGCTGACTGAGGAGCGTGCTCAATTCTTCACAGCGATGATCTCGCAGATAGTCATCCAGTTTCGCCGCCCAAATCTCCAATGCTTTGAAGCCAGCCGCACTTGCGGCAGCGATATCCATAGGCAAGTCAGCTTTCATTGTAGTAGCGCCGTTGAGACCTAGTAGCATAGCCCTAGCTTTCCTTTCCCCACACGATGTTCTCATAAGCACGCAGTAACTCGAGCGATTCCGCCACATATCCCCACACTTCTTCCCGCCACCCTTGACCCTTGACTGGAGTGAACGGATCAGGCCCCGCAGCAGTGCACTCGATGATGATAGAGTCATTGTAGCCAACTTCACGGAGCGTGCGCATTAGTCCGATAAAGTCCGTATGTCCTCGTCCAACTGCCTGCCGATTGGAATCCGCAGCATGGAAGAGAAAAAGGTGCGTCCCAACCGATAGGATAGCTGAGCGCAGATCTGCCTCCTCGATGTTCATGTGGTAGGCATCGAGCAGAATGCCAACGTTTTCCATATCCACTTCTTCGATGAAGCGCAGCGCCTCCTGCG comes from the Chloroflexota bacterium genome and includes:
- a CDS encoding ABC transporter permease — protein: MTTLARRYWHALVNQKKVLVYTFLWSFFLWITSPFLLILFKSVGRNWFGKRWLPPEFTLDWYRWALTIANIPQVLSNTLIIAAIAVTISTLIALPTGWALGRRKVPAKEVLTSIILLPRMIPPIAYALGIAQIFYRLHLVDTHLGVALAHVAICAPYAILVLSSTFEGLDERVLEASAVCGANQLRTFFHVTLPMVLPGILSSIIFTFTTSYNEFTLTLMTYGPHTITLPVRTYLAVGEGYWEVTSALSIILIIPSLFVLFMVQRQVQPEKLVGGFKGV
- a CDS encoding iron ABC transporter permease, giving the protein MHNFANKRQNIITFLLLSPGLAGFFGLFFYPMVVTIVRSFRPEGQASGWTVMNYATFLSDPDFRRIIWLTFFLAVASTILSIILSVPLALLLRRKPAGHRLFRLTILIPITVPGLIGALGLLLFWGSRGWFNLLLLQVFGFKAPLTVNYTLAGLVIFYVWHYFSYTAVTTLSTLEGLDPAFEEAARVAGATPWQVLRYVVIPLIMPGILSGSVLTFMAAFGAFSIPLITGGNYRPLSVAIYKQIGIFIPARWSAASAMAVIMATLQVIFLALYMRILRKPLT
- a CDS encoding extracellular solute-binding protein; the protein is MGNKMWRLFVLILVVAALVVSCAPSPTPTPQVIVQRETQVVKETVVVPITPTPPPPAPTEITMVDTNSGANFQWYWQNVVIPSIQEQLGVKVNYVVGSESELIERMKAWEAGKGDVHLLFVKPEHIANMVQQGISLVKLWPDLKGEIPNLTKCREDYLELAQGVDIQGTGALYWRSQYTLIYNTEYVKNPPKSWKEFYERRAEWKGHIGWMRPDSKSGSGRSLPYSFLNAYVPLTDAQDKPIPLAELQAKPEFQEAVDKLKDFLTYCKIANEPTNMFEDFNAGDTWIAVYAMDYSLWSISQGTMPPTLAAAALSDGLPAGSDGYLAIPGNISEPYKPVAMKVINYLLSDDQQIRLITTMWQYTGTEIWDKIPDVVWRKIPKWEEVEAYRVRLSNKEVTDWIKTEGPKVLLGQ
- a CDS encoding sugar phosphate isomerase/epimerase; this encodes MLLGLNGATTMKADLPMDIAAASAAGFKALEIWAAKLDDYLRDHRCEELSTLLSQRAILPASINSIEFITFRPEHEHAQITSRCQQLCAWAHEVGCDKIVVVPSPTPKGQVSRAEIRTESVNVLRELAAIAEPYGVKLAFEFLGFPWCSVRTLEQCWEIVQETALPNVGLVIDTCHFYAGDSSLDSIAEVSPQKIFIFHINDVEDRPKDSIEDAYRLLPGEGVIPLNDILAQLKRIGFDGLCSVELFRPEYWEREPSELAAAARAAALRVLSPYFEVA